The DNA segment TAATTCCTAATGTACGCCCATTGCCTGAAACATCCTAAATGTCATCCTGAGCGAAGCGAAGGATCCAAAGAGGCTTAATGTATCAAAAGTTCTTTAAGCGTTTCTTAGATTTTTGCTGTGCCCTGGCGGCCATTTGTTGCCTGAGTCCTTTGCTCCTTTTTTTGACGGTAGTGGGCGCCTACAAAATGAAGGGCAATCCGTTCTTTACGCAGCCCCGCCCCGGTAAAGATGAAAAAATCTTCAGGCTCGTCAAGTTCCGCACCATGACCAACGAGAAGGACGCCAACGGCAAGCTGCTCCCTGACGATGTTCGCCTGACTGCATACGGAAAATTCCTGCGCAGCACAAGCCTTGACGAACTCCCCGAACTCTTCAACATTTTAAAGGGCGACATGGCGGTAATCGGCCCGCGCCCGCAACTCGTGCGCGACATGGTCTTTATGACCCCGGAACAGCGCAAACGCCACACCGTACGGCAGGGCCTGAGTGGACTTGCCCAGATTAACGGCCGCAACGCCGTGACCTGGGAAACCAAGATCGCCTACGACCTTGAATACATCAAGAAAATCACTTTCTGGGGCGATGTGAAAATCATCCTCACCACGCTCAACAAGGCGTTCATCAAGCGTTCCGACATCACCGAAGAAAATTGCGATACCGCCACCGACCTCGGCGATTACCTGCTGGCAAGCGGGCGCATTACCCGCGAAGAATACGACCGCGGCCAAGAAGAAGCCAAAAAGCTTATTGCGGAGGCGGGGTGATGCGTTGGAGTTTTGCAAAAAAAAACACCCTTGAATAAGGGTGTGCGTGCGAGAAATATCAAACGAATGAATCTTGAATCACTTAGTCAAGAGTGCCTTGCGCTTGAGAATTTCTTCCTTGGATACACCAGAAATAATAGAAATTTCTTCTTCGGAATAGTTTCTAGAAAGCATAGCATCCACCATTTCGAAACGAGTCTCAATTTTGGCTCCAGCCAGGCGGCATTCGATTTCTTCTTTAGTAACCATTTCGTGCTCCATAGCTTTCAAGGTTTCGTCGTCCAAGTTGTCAATACGGATTCGTTCCAAGGCATCCTCGATAGCGCTATTCCCAAAGGTGGGAATCTCGTTTTCGGTGCCGGCGTTCTTGAGCAAGTACAGCCAGGCATCCGTTGCCGTCTTGACCTCGCTTGCGGACTTGTTGTAATTCGCAAGACTGACAATAATATACTTATTTTTAGCGAAAACAGGTTCTTTTATTCTATTTTCCATCGAGTTACGGCTGTAAATTGCCCATTCGTCAATGTATTTTCCGCAAAGTTCGGGCAAATCAAAGTTGCAAATCCAGATGGAGATACATTCTGGGAGCTGGTAACGCCTGTACTCCTTCTCTTCCTTGGAAAGAGCTTTGAATTCAGCTGCGGCATCCATCTGCTGCTTGCCCTTGATAACGAGGAACGCCTTGTACAGTACTGCTCGGTCGATAAAGAAACTGTGTTCTGCACGCTGCATCTCGATGTCCAAAAATCTGCCAGAGCCAGTCGTCGCAAACGCATCCATGATGATTTTGCGGCTCTGAGGCACCCGAAATCGGCTTGTGTAATTGAAGGTGTATTTGAGCTCCTTGATCTGGTCGTTACCGTGCAAATCAAGGAGCCCGTCAAGGAAATCTTTGAGAGCCTTGGGACTGTCGAACAGCTCCTGAAAACCAGTGTCGTAAGTGGGATCAATGAAAGCCTGTCCGACAAGTTTAGCGGGAATGGGTTCCTTGCGTATAACATTCTTTCTTTTGGGAGAAACCTTCATAAATTTGTTCCTATAATCAGTTTGACGAACAAATCTACAAACGAAAATCCGGAACTTTGCAAACACGTGTTTGCAAAGAGTTGTAAAAAGTTTTTTGCGGGAACGCCATGTATGAACTATAGGGAGGCTGCGTAATGCTTTACAAATTAGCTCATATTCTTCGTGATCGCTTCGGCTTTATTTGGAATTTGGTCGAGTGGGGGAATGCTCTCGTCTTTGCATTGACCCATAAGGCAGCGTTGAAAAAGATTCCCGCCATTTTGCGGGAATGTTCTGGAACGTATATATTGCGATTGGCTGAACTAGCAGATGCCCCGGCACTTGCCACTTTTTTTGCGGAACAGCCCGATGATGCCTTCAAATTTTTTAAACCGCACGCTTTCGACGAGAAGACCCTCTCGAAAATCATCAGGAACAGGGCGTTCCTCACGTTCCTCGTGCTTGACGGCGAAAAGATTGTGGGCTACTTCTTCTTGCGCTGCTTTATGAACGGGAAAAGCTTTAGGGGTAAAATTGTAGATTTCCGCTACAGGGGCAAGGGTATCGCGAAACTCCAGGGACTTACCGCCACAAAAGTTGCCTCCGCATTGGAAATGCGAGTTTTCGGCACGATTTCCCCGGAGAATTACGCCTCGCTGGCATCTTCCAAGGCCGTAAACGAAGTAAGGATTGTGGAAACACTGGAAAACGGCTACTACTACATCGAATATTTGCCGAAAAAGGACGAAAAATGAAAGTCCTGATTCTGGCAAATAAATCAACCGGACTGTACAAGTTCCGTGGAGAACTTCTCGAAGCGTTGCTCGCAAATAAGCATGAAGTCCTTTTATCTGTTCCGAATGGCGATTTTATCGATGAAATGCAACAGATGGGTTGCCATTTCATAGAAACCGAAATCTCTCGCCATGGCACGAACCCGCTCACGGACCTTGCCTTAACCAAGAAATATTGCGCAATCATCAAGTCCGTAAAGCCCGATATCGTATTCACCTATACCATCAAGCCTAATGTCTATGGGGGCATAGCCTGCCAGTTGTGCAAGGTTCCGTATGTCGCCAATGTGACCGGCCTCGGAACAGCCGTCGAGAATGGCGGAATCCTTCAGAAAATTACCTTGGCTCTCTATAGAACCGGATTGAGAAAGGCGAAACGTGTGTTCTTCCAGAACCAGGCGAACCAGGATTTTATGCTCAGGCATAAAGTCGTGAGAGGGGCGTATTCGTTGCTTCCCGGCAGTGGCGTAAACCTTGAACGCTTTGCCCCGCTCCCGTATCCCGATGAAACCGACGGAATCCATTTCGTTTTCATCAGCCGCATTATGCGTGAAAAAGGCATAGAACAGTATTTGGAAGCTGCAAAACACTTCAAGGTCGCTGAGCCTGCCGAAGTGCCAGACGCTCGTCATCCTGAGCGGACCCTGGAGCCGCAGGCGATAGGGGGAGTCGAAAGATCTAAACTACATTTCCACATCTGCGGTTTCTGCGAGCCCGAATACAAGGGCAAACTGGATGAATACATCAAAAAAGGCATTGTAATCTATCACGGCATGGTCCGTGATGTCCGCGAAATTCATAAGATTTCGCATTGCACCATCCACCCGAGTTTTTACCCGGAAGGCCTTAGCAATGTACTTTTGGAAAGCTGTGCCAGTGCCCGCCCTATCATCACTACGGACCGTAGCGGCTGTCGCGAAGTGGTAGATGATGGCGTGAACGGCTATATCGTGAAACAGCGCGATAGCGAAGACCTTATCCAGAAAATCGAGAAGTTCCTTATCTTAACGCACGAACAGAAAATGCGGATGGGACTTGCTGGCAGGGCGAAAGTGGAAAAGGAATTTGACCGCAAGATTGTCGTGGATGCGTATATGAAAGAAATGGAGGCTACGAAATGATTCGTATTCTCCATGTTTTAGGCGGCTTGGACAGAGGCGGTGCGGAAACGATGGTAATGAACCTGTATCGGGCCATCGATAAAACCAAAGTTCAGTTTGTTTTCATCACGCATACGAATCACCGTCAGGCTTATACGGAAGAAATCGAAAAACTTGGTGGAAAAATTTATTATTTTCCCAAATTTAAAGGAATCAATTATTTCCAATTAAAAGGCATCTGGAAAAATTTCTTCAAGGATCATCCTGAGTACAAAATACTGCATTCGCATGTCCGCAGTTATGCATCGCTTTATTTGCCCATTGCTAAAAAGGCTGGGCTAAAAACGATTATTCATAGCCATAGTACCTCTAATGGAAAAGGCTTGTCTTCTTTCGTTAAACAGATGATGCAGTTCCCACTGCGTTACCAGGCGGACTATTTCTTTGGATGCTCCAAAGAAGCTGGAGAATGGCTGTTTGGAAAGAAAGTTGTGGAATCGTCTAAATATCATATTCTGAAAAATGCGATTGATACTGAAAAATATACGTTCAACGAAGAATCTCGTGCACAATATCGTGAAAAATTGAGGTTGGGAAATAAATTGACTTATGTTCATGTAGGTCGATTTCATCCATCAAAAAACCATACTTTTTTGTTGAATCTCTTTGCTGAAATTCATAGGCGTAATCCTAATACGGTACTTTTATTGGTTGGGGATGGACCTTTGCATTCAAGTATTCAAACACAAATAGAAGAACTTTGTCTGCAAGATGATGTTTTGCTGTTGGGAAGCCGAGATGATATTCCTGAAATATTGCATGCTGCAGACTGTTTCTTGTTCCCCTCTTTGTGGGAAGGCTTCGGTATGGTAGCTGTTGAAGCTCAGGCAACCGGATTGCCTTGTATTTGTAGCGATATGGTTCCTAGTTCTGTTAAAGTAACTGATTTCTGCTATTTTATTTCTACAGATGATTTGCTTGCTTGGGTAGATATGTCTATGCAAAATACAAGATATGCCTTGTCGATGCAAAATGAAGAAAATGTGAATGGGATTGAATCTTTTGATATAAAAAAATCTGCTGCCGAATTACAATCTTTTTATTTGAACGTTTAGGTAAAATATGTCCAATGTAGCTTGTATTATTGTTAATTATAATGATTCCAAAAGGACTTTGGACCTTTCTAAACGAATTTGCAAATATTCTTCAATAAATCAAGTTGTTGTTGTTGAGAATAATTCTACTGATGATTCTTTGAATTATTTAGCATCTTTTGGACATCCCAAATATCATGTAGTTAAGTCATCAAGGAATGGTGGGTACGGTTATGGGAATAATTTGGGGGCTAAAAAAGCGAAAGAATTGGGTGCGAAATATATCCTGATCGCAAATCCAGATGTGAATTTCAATGATGAAAGTGTTTCACATATGCTCCATGTGATGAAAGATCATCCAATGTGTGCTATTGTTGGAGCCAGGGAAGTTAAACTTGGTACATATGCATGGCGCTATACATCTGCTTTAGATGATGTCCTTTCTGCAAGTGTTTTTTTGAATAAAATGTTGAAAAAAAGGTATTATAATAAAGAATTCTTTTGTGGAAAAGATTGTGTAGAAGTTGATATAATACCGGGTAGTCTACTTCTTGTGGATCTTGAAAAGTTTTTTGAAGTAGGTGGTTATGATGAATCTATTTTTTTGTATGAAGAAGAAAAAGTTCTTTATCGTCGTTTTTGTGAAAAGTATGTAACTATTGTTGATTTACAGGCTGAATACGAGCATCATCATGTAGAAAGTCATTCATATTCTGTGAAATCTGCTTTGGTTGGAAAAAAACGACTTTTAAACAGTAAATATTATTTCTTGAAGAATTACAGAAAGATTTCCCCACTTGCGTTATGCGCGTCCAAATTATTTTTTAGATTGACTATGCTTGAAATGCTTGTATGGATTTTAGTACGCAACATTGTGAGGCCCAAATGAAGTTTCTGATTTTGTATGAATGTGCTTCAACAGACTGGACTCTTTTGGAATGGAGACGAAATGATATAGATGCTCATATCATATTTCGTCCGGTGTCAAAATTTTTTAGAATGATTCGGAGATTTTGGATAAGAAGCAATATTCCTTTTCAACATTTTTGGTATTCGAAAAAATGGAAAAAATCTGTTGCCGAGGCTGATGTTGTTGTTGTTCATATGTCGAAATTGGTGGCTTCGCTTCCATATTACATAAATAAGCTGAATCCTAAAGCGAATGTTGTTGCTTGGTATTGGAATAGCGTTAATATATCATTAGAACCATCTTTGATTAAAGG comes from the Fibrobacter sp. UWH4 genome and includes:
- a CDS encoding sugar transferase produces the protein MYQKFFKRFLDFCCALAAICCLSPLLLFLTVVGAYKMKGNPFFTQPRPGKDEKIFRLVKFRTMTNEKDANGKLLPDDVRLTAYGKFLRSTSLDELPELFNILKGDMAVIGPRPQLVRDMVFMTPEQRKRHTVRQGLSGLAQINGRNAVTWETKIAYDLEYIKKITFWGDVKIILTTLNKAFIKRSDITEENCDTATDLGDYLLASGRITREEYDRGQEEAKKLIAEAG
- a CDS encoding PD-(D/E)XK nuclease family transposase — translated: MKVSPKRKNVIRKEPIPAKLVGQAFIDPTYDTGFQELFDSPKALKDFLDGLLDLHGNDQIKELKYTFNYTSRFRVPQSRKIIMDAFATTGSGRFLDIEMQRAEHSFFIDRAVLYKAFLVIKGKQQMDAAAEFKALSKEEKEYRRYQLPECISIWICNFDLPELCGKYIDEWAIYSRNSMENRIKEPVFAKNKYIIVSLANYNKSASEVKTATDAWLYLLKNAGTENEIPTFGNSAIEDALERIRIDNLDDETLKAMEHEMVTKEEIECRLAGAKIETRFEMVDAMLSRNYSEEEISIISGVSKEEILKRKALLTK
- a CDS encoding GNAT family N-acetyltransferase — its product is MLYKLAHILRDRFGFIWNLVEWGNALVFALTHKAALKKIPAILRECSGTYILRLAELADAPALATFFAEQPDDAFKFFKPHAFDEKTLSKIIRNRAFLTFLVLDGEKIVGYFFLRCFMNGKSFRGKIVDFRYRGKGIAKLQGLTATKVASALEMRVFGTISPENYASLASSKAVNEVRIVETLENGYYYIEYLPKKDEK
- a CDS encoding glycosyltransferase family 4 protein, with product MKVLILANKSTGLYKFRGELLEALLANKHEVLLSVPNGDFIDEMQQMGCHFIETEISRHGTNPLTDLALTKKYCAIIKSVKPDIVFTYTIKPNVYGGIACQLCKVPYVANVTGLGTAVENGGILQKITLALYRTGLRKAKRVFFQNQANQDFMLRHKVVRGAYSLLPGSGVNLERFAPLPYPDETDGIHFVFISRIMREKGIEQYLEAAKHFKVAEPAEVPDARHPERTLEPQAIGGVERSKLHFHICGFCEPEYKGKLDEYIKKGIVIYHGMVRDVREIHKISHCTIHPSFYPEGLSNVLLESCASARPIITTDRSGCREVVDDGVNGYIVKQRDSEDLIQKIEKFLILTHEQKMRMGLAGRAKVEKEFDRKIVVDAYMKEMEATK
- a CDS encoding glycosyltransferase family 1 protein, whose protein sequence is MIRILHVLGGLDRGGAETMVMNLYRAIDKTKVQFVFITHTNHRQAYTEEIEKLGGKIYYFPKFKGINYFQLKGIWKNFFKDHPEYKILHSHVRSYASLYLPIAKKAGLKTIIHSHSTSNGKGLSSFVKQMMQFPLRYQADYFFGCSKEAGEWLFGKKVVESSKYHILKNAIDTEKYTFNEESRAQYREKLRLGNKLTYVHVGRFHPSKNHTFLLNLFAEIHRRNPNTVLLLVGDGPLHSSIQTQIEELCLQDDVLLLGSRDDIPEILHAADCFLFPSLWEGFGMVAVEAQATGLPCICSDMVPSSVKVTDFCYFISTDDLLAWVDMSMQNTRYALSMQNEENVNGIESFDIKKSAAELQSFYLNV
- a CDS encoding glycosyltransferase family 2 protein → MSNVACIIVNYNDSKRTLDLSKRICKYSSINQVVVVENNSTDDSLNYLASFGHPKYHVVKSSRNGGYGYGNNLGAKKAKELGAKYILIANPDVNFNDESVSHMLHVMKDHPMCAIVGAREVKLGTYAWRYTSALDDVLSASVFLNKMLKKRYYNKEFFCGKDCVEVDIIPGSLLLVDLEKFFEVGGYDESIFLYEEEKVLYRRFCEKYVTIVDLQAEYEHHHVESHSYSVKSALVGKKRLLNSKYYFLKNYRKISPLALCASKLFFRLTMLEMLVWILVRNIVRPK